The Sphingomonas alpina genome has a segment encoding these proteins:
- a CDS encoding PQQ-dependent sugar dehydrogenase: MRKHVLIVIGLIVLAALAFWYVISRPDQARLSVAAVSGEKPQITAPRTQMVPTIAVADAVGWANGAKPTPAAGLNVAAFASGLDHPRWLYRLPNGDVLVAETNSPPRKGGGITGTVMGWLMGKAGAGVPSANRITLLRDSDGDGVAESRSAFLTGLNSPFGMAVMGDWLYIGNTDALVRFPFKVGETKITAKPEIVVKLPGGGNHWARNVLAAEDGKTLYVTVGSSSNIAENGIDAEKYRANILQVFPEAKTFRIYAAGLRNPNGLALEPHSKRLWTTVNERDMLGSDLAPDYMSQVEFGDHFGWPWYYWGGYPDKRVDPPNPALQQYSKRPDYALGPHTASLGLAFASDAKLGANFANGAFVGQHGSWNRKPVSGYKVIYVPFADNGYPVKGAKPVDVLGGFLNAKGEAQGRPVGVITDKTGALLVADDVGNTIWRVAAGK; encoded by the coding sequence ATGCGCAAACATGTCCTCATCGTCATCGGCCTGATCGTCCTTGCGGCGCTGGCTTTCTGGTACGTCATCAGCAGGCCGGATCAGGCTCGGCTGTCGGTCGCCGCGGTCAGCGGCGAAAAGCCTCAGATCACCGCGCCGCGCACGCAAATGGTCCCGACCATCGCGGTTGCCGACGCGGTCGGCTGGGCCAACGGCGCAAAGCCGACGCCCGCCGCCGGACTGAACGTCGCGGCATTCGCCAGTGGCCTCGATCATCCGCGCTGGCTCTATCGCCTGCCCAATGGCGATGTGCTGGTGGCCGAAACCAACTCGCCCCCGCGCAAGGGCGGCGGCATCACCGGCACGGTGATGGGCTGGCTGATGGGCAAGGCCGGTGCCGGCGTGCCCTCGGCCAATCGTATCACCCTCCTCCGCGACAGTGACGGCGACGGCGTGGCGGAAAGCCGTTCGGCATTTCTGACCGGGCTCAACTCCCCCTTCGGCATGGCCGTGATGGGTGACTGGCTGTATATCGGCAATACCGATGCACTGGTCCGCTTCCCGTTCAAGGTCGGCGAAACGAAGATCACCGCCAAGCCCGAAATCGTCGTCAAGCTGCCCGGTGGCGGCAATCACTGGGCGCGCAACGTCCTTGCGGCCGAGGACGGCAAGACGCTGTACGTGACGGTCGGATCGTCGAGCAATATCGCCGAAAACGGTATCGATGCTGAGAAATACCGCGCCAACATTCTGCAGGTCTTTCCCGAGGCGAAGACCTTCCGCATTTACGCGGCCGGCCTGCGCAATCCCAATGGCCTGGCGCTGGAGCCGCATTCGAAGCGGCTATGGACGACGGTCAACGAACGCGACATGCTCGGCTCCGACCTCGCACCCGATTATATGAGCCAGGTCGAATTCGGCGATCATTTCGGCTGGCCCTGGTATTATTGGGGTGGTTACCCCGACAAGCGCGTCGATCCGCCCAACCCGGCGCTGCAACAATATTCCAAGCGCCCCGATTATGCGCTCGGGCCGCATACCGCCTCGCTCGGCCTCGCCTTTGCGAGTGATGCAAAGCTCGGTGCGAATTTCGCCAACGGCGCGTTTGTCGGTCAGCACGGATCATGGAACCGCAAGCCGGTATCGGGCTACAAGGTCATCTATGTGCCGTTCGCCGACAATGGCTATCCGGTGAAGGGCGCCAAGCCGGTCGACGTACTCGGCGGCTTCCTCAACGCCAAAGGAGAGGCGCAAGGTCGCCCAGTCGGCGTCATTACCGACAAGACCGGCGCGCTGCTGGTCGCCGACGATGTCGGCAACACGATCTGGCGCGTCGCCGCGGGCAAGTGA
- a CDS encoding FadR/GntR family transcriptional regulator, with the protein MDKADTPRSDKATETTKKRPPRGTGRRLHGAIAHKIGTAIVSGVYAPGDILSSEVDFSEILDVSRGAYREAIQVLAAKGLVESRPKAGTRILPRSRWHLLDPDVLAWAFAGEPDTEFVRDLFELRAVVEPAAARFAAERRDRGDLKAMKDALAAMRRHTLATDAGRAADRDFHDAILRATRNDVLMSLSASIGAAVSWTTQYKQRARALPRNPIPDHAKVYDAITAGNGDAADAAMRALVNLAFDDTQSAMPKA; encoded by the coding sequence ATGGACAAAGCCGATACGCCTCGCAGCGACAAAGCGACTGAGACGACGAAAAAGCGCCCGCCACGCGGTACCGGGCGACGCTTGCATGGGGCGATTGCTCACAAGATCGGCACTGCGATCGTTTCTGGCGTTTATGCGCCGGGTGATATCCTGTCGAGCGAGGTCGATTTCTCCGAAATACTGGACGTCTCGCGCGGGGCTTACCGCGAGGCGATCCAAGTGCTCGCTGCCAAAGGCCTGGTGGAAAGTCGCCCCAAGGCGGGCACGCGCATATTGCCGCGCAGTCGCTGGCATCTGCTCGATCCCGATGTGCTTGCCTGGGCCTTTGCCGGTGAGCCCGACACGGAGTTCGTGCGCGACCTGTTCGAATTGCGCGCGGTGGTCGAGCCTGCCGCGGCGCGCTTCGCCGCCGAACGGCGCGATCGCGGCGACCTGAAAGCGATGAAGGATGCGCTAGCCGCTATGCGCCGCCATACGCTGGCGACCGATGCCGGCCGCGCTGCCGACCGTGATTTCCACGATGCGATACTGCGCGCCACGCGCAACGATGTGCTGATGAGCCTCAGTGCGAGCATCGGCGCGGCGGTCAGCTGGACGACGCAGTACAAACAGCGCGCCCGCGCCCTGCCGCGCAATCCTATCCCAGATCACGCGAAGGTGTATGACGCGATAACCGCTGGTAATGGTGATGCGGCAGACGCCGCAATGCGTGCGCTTGTCAATCTCGCGTTCGACGATACGCAGAGCGCGATGCCTAAGGCGTAA
- a CDS encoding TonB-dependent receptor, whose protein sequence is MTLKLVILCSASLLPLLAAGQAAAQSTPENSPSAQESPEAADATANDDIVVTGVRASIVGALKVRRESTQIVDSIVSEDVGKLPDNNVIEALQRVTGVQVTNRTGGEAAGISIRGLPDALTTLNGRNIFTAAGQAFALQDISANLVKQIDVYKTRSADQIETGLAGQVDVATRRPFDFDGFAISGLVRGIYNEQADTYNPNAALLISNRWETGIGDIGLLVNGSYSRTKFRDMTVTAGAFVPFATLTPPAGSGLAPFERIFPGPDNINWTPGLDRGLSTAPGSTLTVNGVTTPYYLSRDAIFSSDLYGKRERPSANIAMQWAPNSSSVYTAEIFYSGFRGQTFNSLQFSFVDFWANAQAPTLYNGTNIVKSRVANSVYGFNSGDYNRTKTDNFVYALNGKWDLGAQGKIVGDVAYQTSKVDTSFIAMRTDRVANQITADFNAGGGIPSYHFDNDALLADPSVWNVAQLYDNANRDKGSALTGTLEGYYTWDQGFIRQVKAGLRYDDRKASTAVRTQDAGAPLVATNLAGLPAGAQFTNSGFFDGRSDSPSSWVLANGYWLNDNADMVRRLYGLKTSDQLSLQRVFDIDEITMSAYALVDGEISIFGRPLKLQAGVRYVNVDTDYNFFDRYNGGAKTSVSRGSDRFLPSFTARYEFTNKLRARFNYGETLRRPNFTDINPNYSLTGDLTNVGYGSGTAGTATLNPTHSRNFDLALEWYFDRDSAITATAFRREVNGLVVPLTVREYIPNNGIVAGATDYFAITRPVNASDGVLKGIELGLTYFPHYLPGPLDGLGFVGSVTVLDSKQNIPLSDAAGNIVGQSSSAFFGVSDLSYNATLAYERGPVSARLSYVWRKEFLANNEARLFANPIGVWRNPEKSLDLQLTYKVSDRFGLTFDAVNLTKSVQQTYYKFDDVGGPDQFNLGTTLLSRTFAIGARYTFH, encoded by the coding sequence ATGACCTTGAAGCTCGTAATCCTGTGCTCCGCCTCCCTGTTGCCGCTGCTTGCCGCTGGACAGGCAGCTGCCCAGTCGACTCCGGAAAACAGCCCGAGCGCCCAGGAATCCCCCGAAGCTGCGGATGCCACTGCGAATGACGACATCGTCGTTACCGGTGTGCGCGCCAGCATCGTCGGCGCGCTCAAAGTGCGCCGCGAATCCACGCAGATCGTGGATTCGATCGTGTCGGAAGATGTCGGCAAGCTGCCCGACAACAACGTAATCGAGGCGCTGCAGCGTGTTACCGGCGTGCAGGTGACCAATCGAACCGGCGGCGAAGCGGCCGGTATCTCGATCCGCGGCCTGCCCGATGCGCTCACCACGCTCAACGGCCGCAACATCTTCACCGCTGCCGGCCAGGCCTTCGCACTGCAGGATATCTCGGCCAACCTCGTCAAGCAGATCGACGTCTACAAGACACGCTCCGCCGACCAGATCGAGACCGGCCTCGCCGGCCAGGTCGATGTTGCCACGCGCCGCCCGTTCGATTTCGACGGCTTCGCGATCTCCGGCCTCGTGCGCGGCATCTACAACGAACAGGCCGACACTTATAATCCCAACGCCGCGTTGCTGATCAGCAATCGCTGGGAAACCGGCATCGGCGATATCGGCTTGTTGGTGAACGGCAGCTATTCGCGCACCAAGTTCCGCGACATGACGGTGACGGCCGGCGCGTTCGTGCCGTTCGCCACGCTGACGCCGCCGGCCGGATCCGGTCTCGCGCCGTTCGAGCGCATCTTCCCGGGCCCTGACAACATCAACTGGACGCCCGGCCTCGATCGCGGTTTGTCTACCGCGCCCGGTTCGACGCTGACAGTCAACGGCGTCACCACACCTTATTATCTGTCGCGCGACGCGATCTTCAGTTCCGATCTCTACGGCAAGCGCGAACGGCCCTCGGCCAATATCGCGATGCAGTGGGCACCCAATAGCAGCTCGGTCTACACCGCCGAAATATTCTATTCGGGGTTTCGCGGCCAAACCTTCAACAGCCTACAGTTCAGCTTCGTCGATTTCTGGGCGAACGCGCAGGCCCCGACGCTGTACAACGGCACCAACATCGTCAAATCGCGTGTCGCCAACAGCGTCTACGGTTTCAATAGCGGAGACTACAACCGCACCAAGACCGACAATTTCGTGTATGCGCTAAACGGAAAATGGGATCTCGGCGCGCAGGGCAAGATCGTGGGTGATGTTGCCTATCAGACGAGCAAAGTGGACACCTCATTCATCGCGATGCGCACCGATCGCGTGGCCAACCAGATCACCGCCGATTTTAATGCCGGCGGCGGTATTCCATCCTATCATTTCGACAATGACGCATTGCTGGCCGATCCCAGCGTATGGAACGTCGCGCAGCTCTACGACAATGCCAACCGCGACAAAGGCAGCGCGCTGACCGGAACCTTGGAAGGCTATTACACTTGGGACCAAGGATTCATTCGCCAAGTCAAAGCGGGCCTGCGCTATGACGATCGCAAGGCATCTACGGCTGTGCGCACACAAGATGCTGGCGCGCCGCTGGTCGCGACGAACCTTGCTGGCTTGCCCGCAGGCGCGCAGTTCACCAATTCCGGATTCTTCGACGGACGCTCCGATTCACCGTCCAGCTGGGTGTTGGCGAATGGCTATTGGCTCAACGACAATGCCGATATGGTGCGTCGCCTGTATGGCCTGAAGACGTCCGATCAATTGTCGCTGCAGCGCGTGTTCGACATCGACGAGATCACTATGTCGGCCTATGCCTTGGTGGACGGTGAGATTTCGATCTTTGGCCGGCCCTTGAAGCTCCAGGCCGGGGTACGTTATGTCAACGTCGACACCGACTATAATTTCTTCGATCGCTATAACGGCGGCGCCAAGACAAGCGTGTCGCGCGGTTCCGATCGTTTTCTGCCAAGCTTCACCGCACGGTACGAATTCACCAACAAGCTGCGTGCGCGGTTCAATTATGGCGAGACGCTCCGTCGCCCGAACTTCACCGACATCAACCCCAATTATTCACTGACCGGCGATCTCACCAATGTCGGCTATGGCAGCGGCACGGCGGGTACGGCAACGCTGAACCCGACGCATTCGAGGAATTTCGATCTGGCGCTGGAGTGGTATTTCGACCGCGACAGCGCGATCACCGCCACCGCGTTCCGCCGTGAGGTGAACGGCCTGGTCGTGCCGCTGACCGTGCGCGAATATATCCCCAACAATGGTATCGTTGCCGGCGCGACGGATTATTTCGCGATCACCAGGCCGGTCAACGCGTCGGACGGCGTGCTCAAGGGTATCGAACTTGGCCTGACCTATTTCCCACACTACCTGCCGGGCCCACTCGACGGCCTGGGATTCGTCGGCAGCGTGACGGTGCTCGATTCGAAGCAGAACATCCCACTGTCGGATGCCGCCGGCAATATCGTTGGACAATCCTCATCCGCCTTCTTCGGCGTGTCAGATCTGTCGTATAACGCGACCCTGGCCTATGAGCGCGGTCCGGTGAGCGCGCGTCTCTCCTATGTCTGGCGCAAGGAATTCCTCGCCAACAACGAAGCGCGGCTCTTCGCCAATCCGATCGGCGTGTGGCGCAATCCGGAAAAGAGCCTCGATCTGCAGCTGACCTACAAAGTCAGCGACCGGTTCGGCCTGACCTTCGACGCGGTCAACCTGACCAAGTCGGTGCAGCAGACCTATTACAAATTCGACGATGTCGGCGGGCCGGATCAGTTCAATCTTGGCACCACCCTCCTTTCACGTACCTTCGCGATCGGCGCGCGCTACACCTTCCATTGA
- a CDS encoding ArsR/SmtB family transcription factor, giving the protein MTPDERLDATFTALADPTRRAILARLARGEATVAELAAPFAMSQPAISKHLKMLERAGLVAGAIDAQRRPRQIVGAPMAEAVGWLEQYRQIWERNYGRLDSLLEELKSLENQAKKGKPQ; this is encoded by the coding sequence ATGACGCCCGACGAACGCCTTGACGCCACTTTCACCGCGCTTGCCGATCCGACCCGGCGGGCAATCCTCGCCCGGCTGGCCCGGGGTGAGGCCACGGTGGCCGAACTCGCAGCGCCCTTCGCGATGAGCCAGCCGGCCATCTCCAAGCATCTCAAGATGCTGGAACGCGCCGGCCTGGTCGCCGGAGCGATCGATGCCCAGCGCCGGCCGCGGCAGATCGTCGGCGCGCCGATGGCCGAGGCGGTCGGCTGGCTCGAACAATATCGGCAGATCTGGGAGCGGAACTACGGTCGCCTGGACTCACTGCTCGAGGAACTCAAGTCGTTGGAAAACCAAGCCAAGAAAGGAAAACCGCAATGA
- a CDS encoding glycoside hydrolase family 27 protein, with product MSGIDRRSFLAAGAAIPAVAALPAVAADARRARTEPSLAPAPPMGWNSWNSFAVTITEAQARETARIMMRALLPAGYSVFTIDHQWYDPRAKGYEYNADIKPVMDGFGRFQPDPVRFPSSSGGKGFAALAADVHAMGLKFGIHRMRGIPRAAVEANLPIAGTTVRARDIADTTSICSWNVDMYGVDMHKPGAQAYYDGVFAEYASWGVDFVKVDDMSRPYDAHAPEIEAIAAAIRRCGRPMILSLSPGETPVIRADHVRRHAEMWRISDDFWDEWALLEAQFTRLENWSPYIGDGRWPDADMLPLGRLAMGARDTRFTSDEQRTLMTLWSIARSPLIMGGDLRHLDAATLGLLTNPEVIAVNQTSSANRPHLMEDGVRIWSARAPGGDRYIALFNTGAKPRRILFDLRQLGLNGAVAVRDLWARQPIGTMTGAVVRDVPSHGTSLLRVRAA from the coding sequence GTGAGCGGAATCGATCGGCGCTCTTTCCTCGCCGCCGGCGCCGCAATCCCCGCGGTCGCAGCACTACCGGCGGTCGCCGCGGACGCGCGGCGCGCGCGCACCGAACCATCTCTCGCGCCTGCGCCACCGATGGGCTGGAACAGTTGGAACAGCTTCGCGGTCACGATTACCGAGGCGCAGGCGCGAGAGACCGCGCGGATCATGATGCGCGCGTTACTGCCGGCCGGCTATTCGGTCTTCACGATCGACCATCAATGGTACGATCCGCGCGCCAAAGGCTATGAATACAACGCTGACATAAAGCCGGTGATGGACGGTTTCGGCCGCTTCCAACCTGATCCGGTGCGCTTCCCATCAAGCTCCGGCGGCAAGGGCTTTGCCGCTCTCGCGGCCGATGTGCATGCGATGGGCCTGAAGTTCGGCATTCACCGCATGCGCGGCATCCCGCGCGCCGCGGTCGAAGCGAACCTCCCGATCGCCGGCACGACCGTCCGCGCTCGCGACATCGCCGACACGACAAGCATCTGTTCGTGGAATGTCGACATGTACGGTGTGGACATGCACAAACCCGGTGCGCAGGCATATTATGATGGCGTGTTCGCCGAATATGCCAGTTGGGGCGTCGATTTCGTCAAGGTCGACGACATGAGCCGCCCCTATGACGCGCATGCGCCCGAGATCGAAGCGATCGCCGCGGCGATCCGCCGATGCGGCCGACCGATGATCCTCAGCCTTTCGCCCGGCGAGACGCCGGTGATCCGCGCCGACCATGTCCGTCGCCATGCCGAGATGTGGCGCATCTCGGACGATTTCTGGGACGAATGGGCATTGCTTGAGGCTCAGTTTACGCGGCTGGAGAATTGGAGCCCATATATCGGCGATGGGCGTTGGCCTGATGCCGACATGTTGCCGCTTGGCCGCCTCGCAATGGGCGCGCGCGATACGCGCTTCACATCCGATGAACAGCGCACCTTGATGACCCTGTGGTCGATCGCGCGCTCGCCGCTGATCATGGGCGGCGACCTGCGTCATCTCGACGCGGCGACGCTGGGGCTGCTGACCAATCCGGAAGTCATCGCAGTCAACCAGACGAGCAGCGCGAACCGGCCGCATTTGATGGAAGACGGCGTACGCATCTGGTCCGCGCGGGCACCAGGTGGCGATCGCTACATCGCCTTGTTCAACACCGGTGCCAAGCCGCGACGAATCCTATTCGACCTAAGGCAATTGGGCTTGAACGGTGCGGTCGCGGTACGCGACCTGTGGGCACGACAACCGATCGGCACGATGACTGGCGCCGTCGTACGCGACGTACCGTCGCATGGAACAAGCCTCCTGCGCGTCCGCGCCGCCTAA
- the katG gene encoding catalase/peroxidase HPI: MDSKTSGCPVTGSPLSDQAKESRALRTLLGRTSRDWWPNQLSLDILQQNGLSGDPMGDDFDYATEFKSLDYAAVKRDLTALMTDSQSWWPADYGHYGPFFIRMAWHSAGTYRTGDGRGGASSGSQRFAPLNSWPDNGNLDKARRLLWPIKQKYGRKLSWADLMILTGNVAIESMGGPVFGFGGGRADVFEPEKDIYWGTEEEWVGQTRIDEQAGMALEEPLAAIQMGLIYVNPEGPGGNPDPVQSGRDIRETFKRMGMNDEETAALTAGGHTFGKAHGAGDASLVGVEPEGADIATQGLGWISTHESGMGDHTITSGIEGAWTPTPITWDMSYFDMLLDHEYELVKSPAGANQWQPVGNPAETLAPGAHSPDRRVPTMMTTADMAMKMDPAYRAISERFRADPAYFADAFARAWFKLCHRDMGPKARYLGPDVPAEELIWQDPIPKADYAAIDAGDVAALKAKILASGLSVAELVTTAWASASTYRGSDHRGGANGGRIRLAPQKDWTVNEPEKLAKVLKVYEGIKSDFDAGANGKKVSIADLIVLGGTAAVEKAATDAGHRIEVPFTPGRTDASQEQTDIENFDVLEPKADGFRNYLSVRFSVPTEELLVDRSQLLGLSAPEMAVLLGGLRVLGANHGGSKHGVLTARPGQLTNDFFVNLLDMGIAWKEIDEAGDEEFAGTSRKTEQQKWTATRTDLAFGSNSQLRALSEVYASADAGEKFVKDFASAWTKVMNADRYDLA; the protein is encoded by the coding sequence ATGGATAGCAAGACCAGCGGCTGCCCGGTAACCGGAAGCCCCCTAAGCGATCAGGCCAAGGAGTCCCGCGCGCTCAGGACGCTGCTGGGTCGGACCAGCCGCGATTGGTGGCCGAACCAGCTCTCGCTGGATATCCTCCAGCAGAACGGCTTGTCGGGCGATCCGATGGGCGACGATTTCGACTATGCCACGGAATTCAAGTCGCTCGATTATGCAGCGGTCAAGCGCGACCTGACGGCATTGATGACCGACAGCCAGTCCTGGTGGCCGGCGGATTACGGGCATTACGGCCCCTTCTTCATCCGCATGGCATGGCACAGCGCCGGGACCTATCGCACCGGCGATGGCCGCGGCGGCGCATCATCCGGCTCGCAGCGCTTCGCGCCGCTCAACTCGTGGCCGGATAACGGCAATCTCGACAAGGCACGTCGCCTGCTCTGGCCGATCAAGCAGAAATATGGCCGCAAGCTCAGCTGGGCCGATCTGATGATCCTGACGGGCAATGTTGCGATCGAATCGATGGGCGGCCCGGTGTTCGGCTTTGGCGGCGGCCGCGCGGACGTGTTCGAGCCCGAGAAGGACATTTATTGGGGCACTGAAGAAGAGTGGGTCGGCCAGACCCGCATCGACGAACAGGCCGGCATGGCGCTTGAGGAGCCACTGGCTGCGATCCAGATGGGCCTGATCTACGTCAATCCCGAAGGACCGGGCGGCAACCCCGATCCGGTGCAATCGGGCCGCGACATTCGCGAAACCTTCAAGCGCATGGGTATGAACGACGAGGAAACGGCCGCGCTCACCGCCGGCGGCCATACTTTCGGCAAGGCGCATGGCGCGGGCGATGCATCGCTGGTCGGCGTCGAGCCGGAAGGCGCCGACATTGCCACCCAGGGGCTGGGCTGGATCTCCACCCACGAGAGCGGCATGGGCGACCATACGATCACCAGCGGCATTGAAGGCGCTTGGACGCCCACGCCCATCACATGGGACATGAGCTATTTCGACATGCTGCTCGACCATGAGTATGAGCTGGTGAAGAGCCCGGCAGGCGCGAACCAGTGGCAGCCGGTCGGCAATCCCGCAGAAACCCTGGCGCCCGGCGCGCACAGCCCGGACCGCCGTGTGCCGACGATGATGACCACGGCTGACATGGCGATGAAGATGGACCCGGCATACCGCGCGATATCCGAGCGGTTCCGCGCCGATCCCGCTTATTTCGCCGACGCCTTTGCTCGCGCATGGTTCAAACTGTGCCACCGCGATATGGGCCCTAAGGCACGCTATCTCGGCCCCGATGTGCCGGCGGAAGAGCTGATCTGGCAGGATCCGATTCCCAAGGCTGATTATGCGGCGATCGATGCCGGCGACGTGGCTGCGCTCAAAGCGAAGATCCTCGCTTCAGGCCTGTCGGTCGCCGAACTGGTGACGACTGCCTGGGCCTCGGCCTCGACCTATCGCGGCTCGGACCATCGTGGCGGGGCGAATGGCGGCCGTATCCGGCTGGCGCCACAAAAGGACTGGACGGTCAACGAGCCCGAAAAGCTCGCCAAGGTGCTCAAGGTCTATGAGGGCATCAAGAGCGACTTCGATGCTGGCGCGAACGGCAAGAAGGTCAGCATCGCCGACCTCATCGTACTCGGCGGCACCGCTGCGGTCGAGAAGGCCGCAACCGATGCGGGGCACAGGATCGAGGTGCCGTTCACGCCCGGCCGCACCGACGCGTCGCAGGAGCAGACCGATATCGAAAACTTCGATGTGCTCGAACCCAAGGCGGACGGCTTCCGCAATTATCTCTCGGTCCGCTTCAGCGTGCCGACCGAGGAACTGCTGGTCGATCGGTCGCAATTGCTCGGGCTGAGCGCACCGGAAATGGCCGTGCTGCTGGGCGGCTTGCGCGTGCTTGGCGCCAACCATGGCGGCTCGAAACATGGCGTGCTTACCGCCCGCCCGGGTCAGCTCACCAACGATTTCTTCGTCAATCTGCTCGACATGGGCATTGCGTGGAAGGAAATCGACGAAGCAGGCGACGAGGAGTTTGCGGGCACGAGCCGCAAGACCGAGCAGCAGAAATGGACCGCGACGCGCACCGATCTGGCATTCGGCTCCAATTCGCAGCTGCGCGCACTGTCTGAGGTCTATGCCTCGGCCGATGCGGGCGAGAAGTTCGTCAAGGACTTCGCTTCGGCCTGGACCAAGGTGATGAACGCCGACCGGTACGACCTCGCCTGA
- a CDS encoding alpha-N-arabinofuranosidase produces the protein MTKMWRTIAATLLLSTATISVAQTSPVAGTAPAATSDVTATLHADASGPVYDRRIFTQFAEHLGNGIYGGLWVGKNSRIPNTRGFRNDVVAALKQLGVPVVRWPGGCFADEYHWREGIGAKRPVKINTTWGGVTEPNEVGTHEFMDLTEQLGAEPYIAGNVGNGTVREMAEWVEYMTSPAGSLADERAKNGHKTPWKVPYFGVGNELWGCGGNMRAEFAADETRRYATFLKVPAGTRILKIASGANVDDYKWTETMIRDAGDQVDALSLHYYTIPGSWPPRQSATQFDEAGWAETLSEALRMDDLITRHAAIMDKYDPKKRVFLAVDEWGTWFKGDPGTNPGFLRQQNTLRDALVAAIHLNIFAKHADRVKMSAIAQMVNVLQAMVLTDGAKMVKTPTYHVFMMYKPYMDATVLPIELKSPWYNKDKWAMPAVSASAVRDKAGKVHVGLANLDPNRPMTVSVQIDGIAGSAVSGQLLTAPAMNTLNSFEAPDGVVPVAFDGARIIGKTLSLTLPAKSVVMLDLQ, from the coding sequence ATGACGAAAATGTGGCGGACGATCGCGGCAACATTGTTGCTGTCGACGGCTACGATCAGCGTCGCGCAAACCTCGCCGGTAGCCGGGACGGCGCCGGCTGCGACGTCTGACGTGACGGCAACGCTCCACGCCGATGCCTCAGGTCCGGTCTATGATCGCCGCATCTTCACTCAGTTTGCCGAGCATCTCGGCAACGGCATCTATGGCGGACTTTGGGTTGGCAAGAACTCAAGGATCCCCAACACGCGCGGCTTCCGCAACGATGTCGTCGCCGCGTTGAAGCAACTCGGCGTGCCCGTCGTGCGCTGGCCCGGGGGGTGCTTTGCCGACGAATATCACTGGCGGGAAGGGATCGGCGCCAAACGCCCGGTCAAGATCAACACCACCTGGGGCGGCGTCACCGAGCCGAACGAAGTGGGCACGCATGAATTCATGGACCTGACCGAGCAACTCGGCGCCGAACCCTATATCGCCGGCAATGTCGGTAATGGCACCGTTCGCGAGATGGCCGAATGGGTCGAATATATGACCTCCCCCGCTGGCAGCCTGGCCGACGAACGCGCGAAAAATGGTCACAAGACGCCTTGGAAAGTACCGTATTTCGGCGTCGGCAACGAGCTATGGGGTTGCGGCGGCAATATGCGCGCGGAATTCGCCGCCGATGAGACCCGCCGATACGCCACGTTCCTGAAAGTGCCGGCGGGGACCAGGATCCTCAAGATCGCTTCTGGCGCCAATGTCGATGATTACAAATGGACCGAGACGATGATCCGGGACGCCGGCGATCAGGTCGATGCCCTGTCGCTGCATTATTACACCATTCCGGGCAGTTGGCCCCCGCGGCAGTCGGCGACGCAATTCGATGAAGCCGGCTGGGCCGAGACCTTGTCCGAAGCGCTGCGCATGGATGACCTGATCACCAGGCACGCCGCGATCATGGACAAATACGACCCCAAGAAGCGCGTCTTCCTGGCGGTCGACGAATGGGGCACATGGTTCAAGGGCGACCCCGGCACCAACCCCGGCTTTCTGCGCCAGCAGAACACGCTTCGCGACGCACTGGTGGCGGCGATCCACCTCAACATCTTCGCCAAACATGCCGATCGCGTGAAGATGAGCGCGATCGCGCAGATGGTGAACGTGCTGCAGGCGATGGTCCTGACCGACGGCGCGAAGATGGTGAAGACGCCGACCTATCATGTGTTCATGATGTACAAGCCGTACATGGACGCCACCGTCCTGCCGATCGAGCTCAAATCGCCATGGTACAACAAGGACAAGTGGGCGATGCCCGCGGTCAGTGCCTCGGCGGTGCGCGACAAGGCGGGCAAGGTACATGTCGGCCTGGCGAATCTCGATCCCAACCGCCCGATGACCGTCAGCGTGCAGATCGACGGGATTGCGGGCAGCGCGGTATCGGGCCAACTGCTCACCGCGCCGGCGATGAATACGCTCAACAGTTTCGAGGCACCGGACGGTGTCGTCCCGGTCGCATTCGATGGCGCGCGGATCATCGGCAAGACCCTTAGCCTCACGCTGCCGGCCAAGTCGGTCGTGATGCTCGACCTGCAATGA